The nucleotide window TTCCCTGGGAGCCGCGAATCCGGGCCGTCCCCGACCGTCCGACGCGGCAAGGTGGGGCCGGTTGCGCCTGAAGAAAGTTCGCTTGGCCGGACAGGAACTGGGGCCTTTGGAGATGCCGGCCGTCCTGGTGCCCAATCACCTCTACCTCGGGGGAACCGTCGAGGCGTCCCTGTTCGGAGCCAAACTTACCTTGCGGCAGATCCAGGTCGACGAACCGCTTTCCCCGGGCTTCCGAATCAATATGGCGGCACGACTGGACGATCTCGACCTCGCCCGGGTCGCCGGAAAGAACCCCCTTCTGGAGGGGCACCTGGAAGGCCTCCTGGATCCCGTGACCATCGGCCAGGAACGGATGACCGCCGCCGGAAGCTTGACCGGCAACCTGTTCGGCGGCCGGGTGGACGTCCGCCGCGTGACGGTGGAGCGGCCCTTCAGCGCGGGACGGGAGATCGGCGCCGACGTGAACGTCGACCGGATCGACCTCGAACGGTTTTCCGCAGCCTTGGACGTCGGACGCATCACCGGGCGCCTCTCCGGGTCGATGATCGGTTTGCGGGTGGCCTACGGCCAGCCGGTAGCGTTTGATCTCAAGATGGAGTCGGTGCCCACGAAAGGGGTGAGCCAGTCGGTAAGCCTCAAGGCGGTGAACTCCATCTCCTTGGTCAGCACGGGCTCCGCGTTGAGCGGCCTGGGGATCTCCCTGATGACGACGTTTTTCCGGGAATTTCCTTACGAGAAGATCGGTTTGGAATGCGGCCTGAAAAACGACGTCTTCACCGTGCGGGGTCTCATCCACGAAGACGGTGTAGAGTATCTGGTGAAGAGGCGCTTTTTTGCCGGGATCGACGTGATCAACCGCAACCCGGACAACCGCATCGGCTTTTCGGATATGCTGGAGCGAGCGAAACGCGTGACCGACGAACGCTCCAATTGAGGCGGATGCACCCATCCGACCGTGAAAAGGGGGATAGCATGGAACGACCGGCGCATCGCTTTTCTTTTTCCGTCCTGGCGGTTCTCGCGCTCATCGCAGGGTGCGTCACGGTAAACGTCTACTTCCCTGCCGCGCAGGTGGAGAAGACGGCCGAGAAGATCGTGGACGAGGTCTACCAGGAAAAGAAGGAACCTCCAAAGCAGGAGCCGACGGAAAAACCGCGGTCGTCGAACGAAGGAGACGCATTCCGCGGCATCGTGCGACTTGCCCGCTTCGGGCCCGCCCCGGCCTTCGCCGAGGAAGCCACGAGCGTGAGCAACGCGGCGATCCGCGGGCTGAAGGAGCAGATCGGCCGGCGGCACACGGAGTTGCTCCCCTTCTATCAGCAAGGCCAGGCGGGGATCACCCGGGACGGATTCCTGGAGGTCCGGGGGACGAGCGGCCTGGGGTTGCCTCAGGTGGCGGCCCTGAAGAGACTCGTCGACGCCGACAACGCCGCTCGCCGCCAACTCTACGAAGAGGTGGCGAAAGCCCTCAACCTGAAACCGGAGCAGGTGTCCCAAGTCCGGAAGATCTTTGCGAAGCAGTGGAGGGATAAGGCCCAAGCCGGCTGGGCGGTCCAGGCGGACGACGGCCAGTGGGGGAGCAAGTAACGGCTCACTGCGGGACGGTCCGGCGCGCCCGGGAACACTACCGAAGTTTGGGGAGGCTCCAGCCCAGGAAGATTGCGGCGGTCCGCAACAAAAGCGTCGTGAGGAACGCGGCGGCCGAAACGACGGAGGGCTGGAACCCCGCCGCGGAAAGAAGGACGAAGGAGAGGCCCCCCAGCAGCGCCGCGGTGGCGTAGAAGTCGGCGTGCAGCACCATCGGGATTTCCAGGACGAGGAGGTCACGGATCGCCCCGCCTCCCGCGCCGGTCAAGGCCGCGAGCACCACGACGCTCCACGGCTTCAACCCCGCCTCAGCGCCCGCGGAAGCGCCGATCACGGCGAAGATGGCCAATCCGAGCGCGTCCACAAGGAGAAAGACCCGGTCTTCATCCAGGAACCTCCTCCCCTTCGCGATGTAATGCCATGCAACCGCCAGCAGGCAACCCAGGAGGGCGAACAGGGCGTACAGGTTCGTGGTGAAGGCAACCGGGGTGCGATGAAGGAGGGCATCCCGGATGACACCGCCGCCCATGGCGGTTGCAAACCCGAGGATGAGGATGCCGAGGAGGTCGAGGTTTTTCCGGATCGCCTTGAACGCTCCGGACATCGCGAACGCGAAGGTCCCCACGAGGTCGAAGAGCAGGAACAACGATTCCTGGTTCATCGGGGTCAATTTCCCACAATCCCGCCCGAATGACAACGCACCGTTCACCATGCTCCCGCCGCAACGATTGACCCTCTCGTCCCTTCCGGCCTATATTCCCTGATGGAGGAGGTGCGACCATGACGGTCATAAGAACGATCCGGAAGGTGTGGCGGTCCAGGCCGACGATCGAAGGGGCGGGCGTTCACCTCAAGCGGGCCTTCGGCAACCAGGAGGCGCCCCGTCTCGACCCCTTCCTGCTCCTCGACGATTTCCGCTCGGACGACCCCTCGAAATATCTTCCCGGGTTCCCCTGGCACCCGCACCGGGGGATCGAGACGATCACCTACGTTCTCCAGGGGGACGTGGAGCACGGGGAGAGCATGGGAAACCGGGGCGACATCACCGCGGGCGACGTCCAGTGGATGACCGCGGGCAGCGGCATCGTCCACCAAGAGATGCCCAGGGGCGACGCCCAGGGCCGCATGGGGGGATTCCAGCTCTGGGCCAACCTTCCCGCCTCCCACAAGATGATGGACCCGCGGTACCGGGACGTGAAGCGCAGCGAGATTCCCGAAGTCTCCATGGCGGGCGGCGCGAAGGTGAAGATTGTCTGCGGACGGGTAAACGGCGTGCAGGGGCCGGTCCGGGACATCGTCACCGACCCCGAGTACCTCGACGTCGCCGTCCCGAAGGGGGCGAGTTTCACCCACTCGATCAAGAGGGACCACACGGTCTTCGCTTACGTCATCGAGGGGAGCGCCTGCTTCGACCCGGGCCGGGATCCGTACGCCCGCGAGACCCTCGTCCACTACGGCGAAGGCGACGCCGTCTCCATCACCGCCGAAAAGGAGCCGGTTCGCTTTCTCCTCGTGTCCGGCAAACCGATCGGCGAGCCGGTAGCATGGTACGGCCCCATCGTGATGAACACCTCCGAGGAGATCCGGATCGCATTCGAAGAGTACCGGAAAGGGACCTTCATCAAGCACCGGTAAGGGGTCCCTCCGGAGAACACCAGGCGCCATATAATAAGTTGACCAAGGATTATGCTATGGGTGAACTGCCGGAGGCAATGCGATGTCCACCCTGAAGGCCCGTTACGATTCGGTCCGAAGCGGTTTCGAGATCGCGGATATCGGGTTCTTTGTCCTCCGGATCATCGCTTTGTCGGGAACCGTCGGCTGGCTCCTCGTCGCACCTGTTCCCCGGGAAACCGTTTCTACATTCCTCTTGATCGCCGGATTCTTCCTCTCCTACTGCGTATTGATGTATACGCTCCTGTTTTTCCGATTCGACAGAAAGAGGGACATCTACCGGCTCTTTCTCCTGTTCGACCTTGCCTTCGTCTACCTCCTGATCGTGAATTCCGGCGGATTCGCCAGCAGCTTTTTCATAGGATTTTATCTTCTCACCACCTTGCATGCCTTCTATTACGGCTATCGAAGCGGCCTTGCGGTGGCCGTGGTGTGCACGGCGGTCTACCTTCTTGCGGGTCTTCGCGTCTCTGCAATCGAACCGATCGACTTTCTGCTCCGTATTTCCTTCCTTTTCCTCATCGCACTCCCGATCGGGCTGCTCTCGGTGATCCTTCGCAGGGACAAGGAGAAGATCGAATCGCTCAACCGGGACCTGGCCGAGTCACTTGAAACCATGAAGCACCTTCAAGGGAAGCTCGTGGAAGTGGAGAAGTTATCGGCACTCGGAAGGCTCACCGCCGACGTGGCTCATGAGATCCGCAACCCCCTGACGGCGATCGGTGGGTTCGCAAAGCGCCTGGAGAAGCGCCTTCCGGAGAATACCGCGGAAAAAGAGTACGCAAAGATTGTCGTCAAGGAAGTGGCGCGGCTCGAACGGATCCTTCGGGATACGCTGACCTTTTCCCGGGAGGCGAAGTATCATCTCCAATACGCGGACATGAACCATCTTCTCGCCGGGACGGAAGCGAAGTTCGGCGAAGTCTGTCGGGAGAAGCGTCTCCTCCTCGCGGTTCGTCCGGCACCAGACCTGCCACCCTGTATCGTCGACGAAGACCAGATCCGGCAGGCCCTCGACAATCTGGTGACCAACGCGATCGACGCGATGACCGATGGCGGAACGCTGACTCTGGCGACAAGGACAGCTTGCGAGAACGGGACCCACCACGTGGTCATCGATGTTTCCGATACAGGGCCGGGCATCTCACCTGACCTTCTCAAAAGGATATTCGAGCCCTTCTATTCCACCAAGGAGATAGGCCACGGCACGGGCCTGGGCCTCTCCATCTGCAAGAAGATCATGGAGGAACACCGCGGATCGATCCGGGTGTCCGCGGCACCGGGAGGAGGCGCGATGTTCAGCCTCTTCATCCCGTATGTTCCTGTGGATGAGATATTCAAAGCGCAGTGCTGGGAAATCATGCGCTGTGGCGTGGAGAAGATCGAGAATGCCGCGGAGAGGTGCCCGGCTTTCCCGAATTACGGGCGGATTTGCTGGTCCGTGGCAGGGACTTTATCCGAGACGAAGGTTCATTGCGCCGTGGCAGAGAAGATCGGCGACTGCCGCAAGTGCACATTCTACGATATCGTCAAGCCTTCATGCCCCAGTTAGGAACTCCGATTCACAGCCAAGATGAATGGATCTTGATCACTTGAATTTCGCCCTGGCGCTGTCGAACGCCTTCTTCAGTTCCGCCCATGCGTTCTCGACGCCTTTCTTCATATCCGAGGAAGCGGCCCCGCCCGCCGTTTTCAGCTCCTCAAGTTTCTTCTGCGCCTCATTCACCTTGGCGCGCAAAGTGGAAACCTCCCGGTCGATCTCGGTTTTCACATCGGTTTTGGCCTTATTCGCCCTGAACTTTAACTTCTCAAGGTCAACACCCCATTCTCTCAGTTGTTCTTCCAACCTTTCCATCTTTACCGTAACTGCCTTTTTCCCCTCTTCCATGGCCTCATTCCTTTCGTTTCGGGTTCGTCCCTGCCACAAGTCGGTCACAAAAGGTTTTCGATGCGCGGTCGATTCCCACGGCGATGGCATCTTCGAAGCTTTTCGTCGACGCTGCCGTGATTTCGACCACTTTCCCTACGTGAAGACCCGACTCCATCTTGAGGGGCATATATACAGTATACAATTATTGTTTTTGGGGAATCAAGCCCGATCCTTCAATCGTGCTTTTCTCGAGCATCAATATTAACCAGGCCTCGACTCCGGGTCCGGAATAGTGTTTAATATTCCGGATCTGGCAACGACGCGGGTACATCCCCCTTCAGGAGCTGAAACACGATGGAAGCCGTTGGCACTCGGGAATATCCCCTTTCCCGGAAACACTCCCTATCCGGGTTCCGGGGGGTGCTTTATTCCCTGATCGTCGCATCCCTTCTCCACGGCTGCTCTCCCGGTGGCCGACCCCCCCCGAAGGAACCGCCGAAGGGTGTCCCGGTAACGATCGGTTCCGCGGTTCAGAAGAGCATTCCCATCCAGGCCCGCGCGATCGGGACGGTGGAGGCGTATTCCACCGTTTCCGTCAAGACCATGGTCGGCGGCCAGATCCTGAAGGTCGGTTTTTCGGAAGGGCAGGACGTACGGAAGGGGGACCTCCTGTTCAAGATCGACTCCGCGCCTTACGAGGCGGCCCTCAAGATGGCCGAAGCGGCCCGCGCGCGGGACATGGCTCTGAAGGACAACGCGGAAAAGGAGGTTCGCCGCTACGCTTCCCTGGTCGAGAAGAACCTCGTCCCCCGACAGCAGTATGACCAGTTCGCCTCCTCCGCCGCAGCCCTCGATGCCACCGTCCAGGCCGATACCGCCGCCGTCGAGAACGCACGCGTACAGCTCGCCTATTGCTTTATCCGGTCCCCGATCGACGGCCGGACCGGGAACCTCCTTGTCCAGCAGGGGAACGTCGTAAAGGCGAACGACGCGACTCTCGTAATCATCAACCAGGTCATCCCCATCCGCGTTTCCTTCTCCGTCCCGGAGCAATCCCTGGCGGACGTCAGGAAATACAAGGCGGCCGGCACGCTGAAGGTCGAGGCGGTGCCGCAGGATGGGAAGGCGGACCCGGTGCCGGGCACCCTCTCCTTTATCGGAAACGCGGTCGACCAGGCTACGGGGACGATCCAGCTGAAAGGAACCTTCCCGAACACCGACAGGCGCCTGTGGCCGGGCCAATTCGCCAACGTGGTCCTGACGCTGACCGTGCGGTCCGGCGCCGTCGTCGTCCCCTCCCAGGCGATCCAGACCGGGCAGCAGGGACAGTACGTGTTCGTCGTCCGGCCCGACCTCACCGTGGAAGCGCGCCCCATTACCGCCGGAGAGGTCTTCGAGGGCGGGACGCTCATCGTGAAGGGAGTCCTTGCCGGGGAAAAGGTCGTGACCGACGGGCAGCTCCGGCTTGTCCCGGGCGCCAAGGTGGAGGCAAGGAAAGGGACGGGCGGGTAGCGAGTACGACGATGAATATTCCGGATCTCTTCATACGTCGTCCCATCATGACGACCCTGGTGATGGGCGCCTTGCTGCTGTTCGGCACCCTGGCATACCAGCGTCTGCCGGTGAGCGATCTCCCCAACGTCGATTTTCCGACGATCCTGGTCACGGCGAACCTTCCCGGCGCCAGCCCCGAGACGATGGCCTCCTCCGTCGCCACCCCCCTCGAGCGCCAGTTCACCACGATCGCGGGGCTGGACTCCATGGTGTCCAGCAGTGGCCTCGGTTTGACGCAGATCACGCTCACGTTCACCCTGGATCGGAACATCGACGCGGCTGCCCAGGACGTCCAGGCGTCCATCACCAAGGCGGCGTCCCTGCTGCCGAAGGACATGCCGACACCGCCGTCCTACCAGAAGGTCAACCCGGCGGACCAACCCGTCCTGTACCTCGCCCTGTCCTCCCCTACCCTTCCGCTTTCCGCGGTGGACGAGTACGCGGAGACGTTCATCGCCCAGCGCATCTCGACCGTGAGCGGGGTCGCCCAGGTCCAGGTCTTCGGGTCGCAGAAGGCCGCCGTCCGCGTCCAGCTCGATCCCGACGCCTTGGCCTCGCGGGGAATCGGGATCAATGAGGTGGCGCAGGCGGTCGCCCAGGGGAACGTGAACCTGCCCACCGGAACCCTGTATGGCCCGTTCCAGGCGTTCACGCTCGAGACAAGCGGCCAGCTCAAGGATGCCGACGCGTACCGTCCCCTGGTCGTCGCCT belongs to Deltaproteobacteria bacterium and includes:
- a CDS encoding TRIC cation channel family protein, encoding MNQESLFLLFDLVGTFAFAMSGAFKAIRKNLDLLGILILGFATAMGGGVIRDALLHRTPVAFTTNLYALFALLGCLLAVAWHYIAKGRRFLDEDRVFLLVDALGLAIFAVIGASAGAEAGLKPWSVVVLAALTGAGGGAIRDLLVLEIPMVLHADFYATAALLGGLSFVLLSAAGFQPSVVSAAAFLTTLLLRTAAIFLGWSLPKLR
- a CDS encoding pirin family protein yields the protein MTVIRTIRKVWRSRPTIEGAGVHLKRAFGNQEAPRLDPFLLLDDFRSDDPSKYLPGFPWHPHRGIETITYVLQGDVEHGESMGNRGDITAGDVQWMTAGSGIVHQEMPRGDAQGRMGGFQLWANLPASHKMMDPRYRDVKRSEIPEVSMAGGAKVKIVCGRVNGVQGPVRDIVTDPEYLDVAVPKGASFTHSIKRDHTVFAYVIEGSACFDPGRDPYARETLVHYGEGDAVSITAEKEPVRFLLVSGKPIGEPVAWYGPIVMNTSEEIRIAFEEYRKGTFIKHR
- a CDS encoding YdbL family protein is translated as MERPAHRFSFSVLAVLALIAGCVTVNVYFPAAQVEKTAEKIVDEVYQEKKEPPKQEPTEKPRSSNEGDAFRGIVRLARFGPAPAFAEEATSVSNAAIRGLKEQIGRRHTELLPFYQQGQAGITRDGFLEVRGTSGLGLPQVAALKRLVDADNAARRQLYEEVAKALNLKPEQVSQVRKIFAKQWRDKAQAGWAVQADDGQWGSK
- a CDS encoding ATP-binding protein; amino-acid sequence: MSGTVGWLLVAPVPRETVSTFLLIAGFFLSYCVLMYTLLFFRFDRKRDIYRLFLLFDLAFVYLLIVNSGGFASSFFIGFYLLTTLHAFYYGYRSGLAVAVVCTAVYLLAGLRVSAIEPIDFLLRISFLFLIALPIGLLSVILRRDKEKIESLNRDLAESLETMKHLQGKLVEVEKLSALGRLTADVAHEIRNPLTAIGGFAKRLEKRLPENTAEKEYAKIVVKEVARLERILRDTLTFSREAKYHLQYADMNHLLAGTEAKFGEVCREKRLLLAVRPAPDLPPCIVDEDQIRQALDNLVTNAIDAMTDGGTLTLATRTACENGTHHVVIDVSDTGPGISPDLLKRIFEPFYSTKEIGHGTGLGLSICKKIMEEHRGSIRVSAAPGGGAMFSLFIPYVPVDEIFKAQCWEIMRCGVEKIENAAERCPAFPNYGRICWSVAGTLSETKVHCAVAEKIGDCRKCTFYDIVKPSCPS
- a CDS encoding coiled coil domain-containing protein, encoding MEEGKKAVTVKMERLEEQLREWGVDLEKLKFRANKAKTDVKTEIDREVSTLRAKVNEAQKKLEELKTAGGAASSDMKKGVENAWAELKKAFDSARAKFK
- a CDS encoding efflux RND transporter permease subunit — protein: MNIPDLFIRRPIMTTLVMGALLLFGTLAYQRLPVSDLPNVDFPTILVTANLPGASPETMASSVATPLERQFTTIAGLDSMVSSSGLGLTQITLTFTLDRNIDAAAQDVQASITKAASLLPKDMPTPPSYQKVNPADQPVLYLALSSPTLPLSAVDEYAETFIAQRISTVSGVAQVQVFGSQKAAVRVQLDPDALASRGIGINEVAQAVAQGNVNLPTGTLYGPFQAFTLETSGQLKDADAYRPLVVAYRNGAPVRLRDIGSVVDGVENNKVASWYNKTRAIVLAIQKQPGTNTVEVVDAIR
- a CDS encoding dodecin family protein, yielding MESGLHVGKVVEITAASTKSFEDAIAVGIDRASKTFCDRLVAGTNPKRKE
- a CDS encoding efflux RND transporter periplasmic adaptor subunit, with translation MLYSLIVASLLHGCSPGGRPPPKEPPKGVPVTIGSAVQKSIPIQARAIGTVEAYSTVSVKTMVGGQILKVGFSEGQDVRKGDLLFKIDSAPYEAALKMAEAARARDMALKDNAEKEVRRYASLVEKNLVPRQQYDQFASSAAALDATVQADTAAVENARVQLAYCFIRSPIDGRTGNLLVQQGNVVKANDATLVIINQVIPIRVSFSVPEQSLADVRKYKAAGTLKVEAVPQDGKADPVPGTLSFIGNAVDQATGTIQLKGTFPNTDRRLWPGQFANVVLTLTVRSGAVVVPSQAIQTGQQGQYVFVVRPDLTVEARPITAGEVFEGGTLIVKGVLAGEKVVTDGQLRLVPGAKVEARKGTGG